From the genome of Thauera chlorobenzoica:
CTCAGCGCCACGCTGAACCGCGAGCGCCGTCAGCAAATGTTGGGCGCAGCGGTCAGCGAGGAGGCCTATCCGCTAATTTCTGCCGCACCCCGCCAGAAGCCAGTGAGCGAATGGCCTGTGCCGAGTGGAGCTGGCCATGAGGTAAACATTCGTTTGCTCGACGACCCGCGCGCGGCATTGGCCGAGGCCCTGGAGCGGGCCAGTCGCGGCCAGCAGGTGCTGTGGATAGAGAATACGGTGGTCGAGGCGCAGGAGCGCTATCTCGACCTGGCCGCTCGCGCCGCCGAGCTGGGTGTCGCCTGCGGCTTGCTGCACTCGCGCTTTACTGCCGAAGATCGCCAGCGCATCGAGGATCGCTGGGTCAGCCTGTTCGGCAAGGACGGCTGGCAGGAGAGGGCAAGGCAGGGGCGGATTCTGGTCGGCACGCAAATTCTCGAGCAGTCGTTGGATATCGACGCCGACTTTCTGGTCAGCCGCTTTGCGCCGACCGACATGCTGCTGCAGCGTCTGGGCCGCTTGTGGCGACATGCGGGAACGCCGCGTGAGCCGGCCGCCTGTTGCGAGGCCTGGATACTGGCGCCCGATTTGGAGAAGGCGATTATCGCGCCGCTCTCAGCGTTCGGCAGCAGCGCCCACGTCTACAGCCCCTATGTGCTGTGCCGCAGCCTGGAGGTCTGGCAGGGGATGGATTCGCTGTGTCTGCCGCAGGATATCCGCACTCTGATCGAGCAGACCTACGTCCAGCGCCAGGAAGACGGGGTCATGGCGCAGTGGCTGCATGAGCTGGATCACGGCACGCTGCGGCGCAAGGGCCGCAAGGCGCTGGCCCAGCTGGCGCGGGTGGCCCTGGCCGAGGGTGGCAACACCCTGCCGGAAAGCAAGGCACAGACCCGCTACAGTGAGCAGGACAGTCATGAGGTGTTGCTGTTGCGCGCCGCCGTGCAACTGCCGGAGCAAAAGGCGACCCGCCTGATCCTGCTCAATGGCCAGCAACTGCTGTTGCCCTGGGCGCGACACCAGCGGGACAAGCGCGGCTGGCGTGAACTCAGCGCCAGCCTGATGCGCCAGACCGTGCCGGTGCGCGTGCAGGATGCGCCTGAGTGCCTGCCTATCGATACGTTGAGCAAGTTCGCTCTGCAGCACTGCTTCTACCTGGGCGATCCGGCCCATGACGAAGCCGTACTGCGCATCGCGCTGGTCGACGAAACCGGTGCGCTACGCGGCCTGCAGGGCGCCCAGATACACCAGAAATACACTCTGGGATATCGCGACGACCTGGGTTACCGGGTGATCAAGGAGCATGGATGAGCAACATGGAAAATCGCTTCAATCTGATAGACGAACCCTGGATTCCGGTGGCCGGTGTCGGCCGCGCCAGCCTCTGGCAGGTCTTCGAAAACCCGCAGTACCGCACTCTCGGCGGCAATCCAGTACAGCGGATCGCCTTGATGAAGTTGCTGCTGGCCATCGGCCAGGCCGCCGCCACTCCGGCCGATGAACATGCCTGGCGAGCCCTCGGCGCCGCAGGACTGGCGCGCAGCTGCCTTGCCTATCTGGATCGCTGGCATGAGCGCTTCTACCTGTATGGAGAGCGGCCGTTCCTGCAGATGCCGGCCATTCGCGTGGCAGCTCTGCAAAGCTACGGCGCCGTGTTGCCGGAGGTTTCCACCGGCAATACCACGGTGCTCAACCACGGGCAGGTCGAGCGCCGGCTGGACGATGGGGAAAAGGCGCTGCTGCTGGTCGGCCTGATGGCTTTTGCCCTGTCGGGCAAGAAGACCGACAACAGCGTGGTGCTGACGCCCGGCTATGCGGGCAAGCGCAACGACAAGGGCAAGCCCTCGTCCAGCAAGCCGGGGCCGGCAGTGGCGCACATCGGGCTGCTGCACAGCTTCCTGATCGGCAGCAGCCTGCAGGAAACCCTGTGGCTCAATCTGCTGACGAGCCGGCAGGTCGAGCAGGCGATGATCTTCCCGCAGGGTATCGGTACGGCACCCTGGGAGCGGATGCCGGATGGCGAGGACTGCCCGGCCGCGCAGGCACTTCGACAGTCGCTGATGGGCCGTCTGGTGCCGCTGTGCCGCTTCTGTTTGCTGGCCGAGGACGGCCTGCACTATTCGGAGGGGCTGGCGCATTCCGGCTACAAGGAAGGCGTCTGCGACCCCACCGTGGCGGTCGATCATTCTGGCAAGGAGCCGAAGGCGCTGTGGGTTGATCCGGACAAGCGTCCCTGGCGCGAGCTGACCTCGCTGCTGGGCTTCATCGAGCAGGGGGGCAGTCAGGGCTTCCAGAGCCTGGAACTGCACGCCGGACTGGACCGCGCCCGCGACGCGACCGAGGCCTTCGCCATCTGGTCGGGCGGCCTGCGGGTCAGCAGCAATGCCGGGGAGCAGTACGCCTCTGGTAGTGACGATTTCGTCGAATCCCAGGTCTGGCTGCACAGCGCCATGCTTGGCAAGCTGTGGTTTGTCCAGCTCAAGGCTGAGATGGATGCGCTGGGCGGGCTGGCCAAGGGGCTGTATGGCCGGGTGCTGGCCTTCTTCAAGGAGCAGAAGGTGGACGGCAGCAAGCTGGCCGCCCAGGCCTCGACGCTGTTCTGGCAGCTCTGCGAGCGCCATTTCCAGCAACTGGTGGACGCCTGCGAGCCAGACGAGCAGGGCGTCGAGCAGCGCCGCCAGTTGCGGTTGACCTTCGCTGGCTACGTCCAGCAGGCCTACGACCACTTCTGTCCGAAGGAAACAGCGCGCCAGCTGGATGCCTGGGCCAAGTGCCGACCGAACAACAGCAAATATCTTCGTCAGGAGGCGTAAGGGGATGGAGCCTATGCAAGCCCAGGAACAACAGCCGGAAAAAGCCCCACCCAGCCGCGAGGAGCGCTTCGTCGCCGGAGTGCTCAAGCTCTGCACCGAGAACAAGGGCATGGCTGCGCGTCTGCGCCGGGCCGACAACCCGGCAACCGAGTACCAGAGCTGGGAGCTGCTGGCGGCTTATGGCATCGATCTGGAACAGGAGCGCGAGCGCCTACCCTTTGTCACCGTGGCGGCAGCCATCGCCAAGGCCAAGGCCGAGCGCAACGGCAGTCTGGGGCTGGGACGTGCCATCGCGGCCTGCTACGAGAGCGGCAATGCCGGCGACCAGGCCAAGGCCCGCCTGCGCCGCCTGCTGGCCTGCGACGACCTGGCGGAGCTGTGCCGTATCCTGCGTCCGCTGCTTTCGCTGATCGACAGCAAGGTCGGTCAGCCGCTCGACTACATCCGCCTGCTCAAGCAGCTGCGGCGCTTCCCATTCAACGCCCAGCAGGTCAGGGCGCAATGGGCACAGGAGTTCTACGGGCAGGCTGCGAACGCCGAGGAGGAGGGCGCATGAGCCTGATTGCCAGCGTACTGCACCTCGACCGCCAGGCTAGCCAAGCGCTGCGGATCACCGATCCCTATTCGCTGCACCGGGTGGTCTACAGCCTCTACGAGGACGTACGCAGTGCCGAGAAAAAGAGCGCCAGCCAGCCCAGCGGCATCCTCTACGCCGACCAGGGCGGCGACTTCCGCAGCCGGCGCATCCTGCTGCTCGCCGACCGCATGCCGGCCGAGTGCATCGATGGCCAGTACGGCCAAGTGCAGAGCAAGCCGATTGCCGAGAGCTTCCTCGATCATGATCGCTATCGCTTCAAGGTGATCGTCAATCCGACCCGCCGCGACAGTGCCAGCCGCAAGCTGCTGCCGGTCAAGGGCCGCGAGGCCATCGGCGACTGGTTCTGCGAACGCGCCCTGCAGAGCTGGGGCTTCCGGGTGTCCCGCGAGCACCTGCAGGTGGATCGGGTCGATGTGCTGCGCTTCAAGGACAAGCAGCAACATCCGGTCACCCTCGCCCAGGCCCATGTTCAGGGCCAGCTGGAAGTCACCGACCGCACACAGTTCCACACCAGTTTCGCCCGGGGCATCGGCCGTGCGCGCACCTTCGGCTGCGGCCTGCTGCAGATCGTGCCCCTTCTCGACAATCCATTCGCCTGAAAAGGACTTCGCCATGAGCAACGCCTACACCAATACCCGCATCGAGTACCACATCCTGCAATCCTTCCCGGTGACCTGCCTGAACCGCGATGACGTCGGGGCGCCGAAAACCGCCGTGGTCGGCGGCGTGACCCGCGCCCGGGTCAGCTCGCAGTGCTGGAAGCGTCAGGTGCGCCTGGCCATGCCGACGTTCGGTATCAAGCTTGCTGCTCGCACCAAGCAGGCGGAGACCCTGTTCGTGCGTGCCTGTCTCGAAGCCGGGGCCGATGAAGCCAGCGCCCAGACGTGCGGCAAGAAGATCGCCGAGCTGCTGATCGACGACACCTTGCTGTTCATCAGCGACAGCGAGGCCCGCGCCTTTGCCGAATACGCCCGCGAGCTGGAGTTCGATGTGGCCAAGCTCAAGGACAAGGAACTGGCCAAGGTCGCCAAGAAGGCCATCAACCCGGCCGTGGATGCCCTCGATATTGCCCTGTTCGGCCGCATGGTCGCAAAGGCCGCCGACATGAACGTCGAGGCGGCGGCGTCCTTCGCCCATGCCATTTCCACCCACCGGGTCAGCAACGAGGTGGAGTTTTTCACCGCGCTGGACGACTTGCAGAGCGAGCCGGGGTCGGCGCACATGGGTAGCCTGGAGTTCAACTCGGCGACCTACTACCGCTATGTCAGCCTGGATCTCGGCCAACTGGCGCAGACCCTCGGTGAAGAAGACCTGAAGAAGGCGATTGCCGCCTTCACCCAGGCGCTGTTCGTCGCCGTACCCAATGCCCGCCAGACCACCCAGTCCGGCGCCAGTCCCTGGGAGTTCGCCCGCGTGCTGGTGCGCAAGGGCCAGCGTCTGCAGGCGCCCTTCGAGACGCCGGTGCAGAAGGGGCGCGAGGGAGGCTACCTGCAGCCGAGCATCGAGGCGCTGAAGGGCTACCTGGACAAGAAGGAAAAACTGTCCGGCTCGCTGTTCGGCAAGCAAGCTGGCTACGAGTGGGGTGAGGACGAGGAATTCAGCATCAACGAGCTGATCGCCAAGCTGCAAAGCCATGTGCAGTGAGATAGGACGATGAGCGATCCCTATCTGTTGCTGTGGCTGGAGGCGCCGCTGCAATCCTGGGGGCATGACTCCCGTTTCGGCCGGCGCGACAGTCTCGATTTTCCCACCAAGTCCGGTGTGCTGGGGCTGCTGTGTTGCGCCCGTGGTGCCGGCGGCGAGGAGCGCGGCTGGCTGGCGGCCTGGGCCGACCTAGACATGCAGGTAGTGGGCTACGTGCCGCGGGACCGGCGCGGCCTGCCGCTACCGCGGCAGCCGTTGCTGCGCGATTTCCAGATGGTCGGCAGCGGCTATGACGATCAGGACCCCTGGGAAACGCTACTGATCCCGAAGACCAGCGAAGGCAAGAAGGCGGTCGGTGGCGGCACCAAGATGACTTACCGCTACTACGTGCAGGACATGGCCTATGCCGTGGTCCTGCAGGTACCGGCGGAGCTGGTCGAGGCGACAACCGAGGCGCTGCTCAATCCGGTCTGGGACTTGTATCTGGGGCGCAAGAACTGCGTGCCTACTGAGTTCATCTACCAGGGGGGCTTCGCTACTGCCGAGCAGGCTGTAACGGCCGGTATGGCACTGGCGGCGGAGAAGAAGCGCGCGTTCGCGCTGCGCGTCCTGCAGGGCGAGCACGAAGGCGAGGTGCTGACCCTCAACGATGTGCCCCTGCAGTTCGGCCCGCACAAGAAGTACCGAGATCGTCAGGTGACCGTGCAAAAGCAGGAGGGCTGAGATGGCTGCCGGGCAACGTCTGTTCGTCAAGGTCACCCGCGATTCCCTGCCCCAGGTGAAGGACAAGTATCCGTTCCTGTACCTGGAGCGCGGCCGGCTGGAGATCGACGACAGCAGCATCAAGTGGATCGATGCCGACAACAACGTGGTGCCTCTGCCGGTGGCGACGCTCAATGCGCTGCTGCTGGGACCGGGCACCACGGTCACCCACGATGCGGTCAAGACTGCGGTATCGGCCAACTGCTCGATCTGCTGGGTGGGGGAGGACAGCCTGCTGTTCTATGCGGCGGGCTTTTTGCCGACGGCAGACACCCGCAACCTGAAGCAGCAGATCGAGCTGGCTTCGGATGCGCAAAAGTCGCTGGAGGTGGCGCAGCGGATGTTTGCCCGGAGGTTCCCCGATGCCGAGCTGAAGGGCAAGAGCCTGCAGGAAATGATGGGCATGGAGGGCTATCGGGTGCGTGCCCTGTACCAGCAGAAGGCCGAGGAGTATCAGGTCGGCTGGAAGGGGCGCCAGTTCACGCCGGGCAAATTCGAACTGGGCGACGTGACCAACCAGGTACTGACCGCCACCAATGCGGCGTTGTACGGCATCCTCTGCTCGGCGGTCCATAGCATGGGCTACTCGCCGCACATCGGCTTCATCCACTCTGGCAGCCCGCTGCCGTTCATCTACGACCTGGCTGATCTGTACAAGGAGACATTGTGTATCGATCTGGCCTTTTCGCTCACCCGGGACCTGGCCGGCCGCTACGACAAGCACAAAGTATCGGCAGCGTTCCGTCAGCGGGTGATCGAAACGGAGCTGCTGGCCAGGGTCGGAGAAGACATCCAGGACATGTTCGGAGTGAGCCATGCTTGTCGTCGTCGCAAATGACCTGCCGCCCGCCGTGCGAGGAAGGATGAAGCTTTGGTTCATCGAGCCGCGGCCCAATGTGTTCGTCTCCGGAGTCAAGGACTCGGTGGCCACCACGGTCATCGAGTACCTGTACAAGCATTGCCCGCCCGAGTCGGGGCTGGTGATGTTCCGCTCCCTGCCACGGCCTCCCGGCTACGAGATCAGAACCATAGGCCCGCCCCGAAAGCCGATGACGAGTATCTCGGGTCTGCAACTGGTTATGGAAACCCTTGCATCGGCGTAATTGGCATATCTTGTATCTGCAGCCGGGCTCATTAACAATCTGTTGGTGTCTTCCCCACGTCCGTGGGGGTGTTTCTCGAAGCTGCGGCGACTCCGATCGCTGCCATCGGTCTTCCCCACGTCCGTGGGGGTGTTTCCGATTGATCCGCTCGGCGCTGTGGTTTGCGGTCGTCTTCCCCACGTCCGTGGGGGTGTTTCCGTCTTGTCGCCGCCGACCGGTAGCGCCCAGGTGTCTTCCCCACGTCCGTGGGGGTGTTTCCTTGAGATCCTGCTTCAGCTGGCGGATGCGCTCGTCTTCCCCACGTCCGTGGGGGTGTTTCTCCCGATTGACCGCCAGCACGTCGGCGAAGAGAGTCTTCCCCACGTCCGTGGGGGTGTTTCCGAAGTCATGTATCCATTCGGCTTGCGGTGCAGGTCTTCCCCACGTCCGTGGGGGTGTTTCTACCTCTCCAGCGTCAGCGGTGCCGCTCTTCAGGTCTTCCCCACGTCCGTGGGGGTGTTTCCACATCACGAAGCCGAGCAAGCAGTGACTTGGCGTCTTCCCCACGTCCGTGGGGGTGTTTCTGGACTACATCGTGCCCGGACTGGGCGGATCGGGTCTTCCCCACGTCCGTGGGGGTGTTTCCTACACGCTCAACGCCAAGGGCGGCTCGATCGAGTCTTCCCCACGTCCGTGGGGGTGTTTCCTTTTTCGACACAAGTAGGTTACTGTTCCGGCGGTCTTCCCCACGTCCGTGGGGGTGTTTCCATCGGATGCTGGGTGATCAGGTAGATATCGAAGTCTTCCCCACGTCCGTGGGGGTGTTTCCGCCTACGGGCGGTGCATCGTATGTACCCGGCGGTCTTCCCCACGTCCGTGGGGGTGTTTCCTTCACGTCGACGCCGTCGCCGAGCTTGCCAGGGTCTTCCCCACGTCCGTGGGGGTGTTTCCACGACAAGCGGCGTTTGCATGATGGGCTGCTGGTCTTCCCCACGTCCGTGGGGGTGTTTCGAGGTCACGAACCGGGGGACGCTCTCGAAGTCCGTCTTCCCCACGTCCGTGGGGGTGTTTCCCCGTCAGTCAAGCGGACGCGATGGAGCCGCGCGTCTTCCCCACGTCCGTGGGGGTGTTTCCTGCGCCGCCTGGCCGGGCTGGGCCAGATCGAGGTCTTCCCCACGTCCGTGGGGGTGTTTCCGACACGCCGCTCCCAATCAACGCGACGGTGACGTCTTCCCCACGTCCGTGGGGGTGTTTCCAAGCACCACAGTACAGCGCCGGAATTCGGCACGTCTTCCCCACGTCCGTGGGGGTGTTTCCGGGTTGAGTGCGGTGACGTTGCTCATGGTGTCGTCTTCCCCACGTCCGTGGGGGTGTTTCCGCGCCCTCTTCGCCCTGCCAGTCGGCGGCAAGGTCTTCCCCACGTCCGTGGGGGTGTTTCCGTCTGGCGCCGATCGGGCGGCCCGGAGATGCCGTCTTCCCCACGTCCGTGGGGGTGTTTCTGACCAGCCGTGCGATACGGCGAAAGAGACCGAGTCTTCCCCACGTCCGTGGGGGTGTTTCCGCATGGTCGGCGTAGGCGATGAGACGGAACTGGTCTTCCCCACGTCCGTGGGGGTGTTTCCATCCCCGCCGGGCATATCGACGAATTCCCCCGGTCTTCCCCACGTCCGTGGGGGTGTTTCTCCAGCATTGCGCTGCCAGGCATTCAGAGCAAGGTCTTCCCCACGTCCGTGGGGGTGTTTCCGGATGTGTTCGTTCGCGCAGGGCCGCCATCCGGTCTTCCCCACGTCCGTGGGGGTGTTTCTCAAACATGCCGCCGAGCAGGTCGCGCTCTGTGGTCTTCCCCACGTCCGTGGGGGTGTTTCTCCACCGAGGGGACGAGGTTCATCTTGATCACCGTCTTCCCCACGTCCGTGGGGGTGTTTCCGACCTTAGTCACTTCGTCGTAAACCTCAGCAGGTCTTCCCCACGTCCGTGGGGGTGTTTCTAAGGCTTGGTGTCGGTGCTAGATTGCTCGGACGTCTTCCCCACGTCCGTGGGGGTGTTTCCGACCACGAAGGATCAGGCCGGGAACACGATTTGTCTTCCCCACGTCCGTGGGGGTGTTTCTGTGCCGCGCTTTTCCAAGCGATGCAGCAGGAAGTCTTCCCCACGTCCGTGGGGGTGTTTCCCCATAAAGTGCTTTACACACGCGCCAAATGAGGTCTTCCCCACGTCCGTGGGGGTGTTTCCAAGGTAAGCGGTAACTGCCCGGCGTCCTTGCCTACTTCGAGATTTCGAAGAGATCGGATCGCAGCGGATTGGCCGCGAAGTGTTGCTTCCACAGCCTTGGGGTGAGCTGCGCCACGTTGGCGGCCGGATGCTGGCCGATGCGCTGGAGCACATCGACCAGGTACGTATAGGGGTCGATGTCGTGCAGGCGGCAGGTGGCGATCAGACTCTGCGCGATGCCCACGTACTTTGCCCCGACCTCGGTCCAGCAGAAGAGCCAGTTGCGACGGCCCATCGGCACCACGCGTAGCGCCCGCTCCAGATGGTTGGTGTCGATCGGCACCTCGGGATCGGAGAGGTACACCTCGAGGGCGGCCCGGCGCTCGCGCACGTACGCCATGGCGGTGGTGAGCGGTGAGCTGGGCAACAGGCCCTGGGATTCGAACTGGGCGTCGACCCAGGCGAAGAACTGCTGGAGCACGGGCTTGGCCTGCGCGAGCCGATGCGCGCGGCGTGCCTCACCGACGAGCCTGGCCTCGCGGATGTGCTTCTCCACCGCGTACAGTTTTCCGATCATCTCCAGCGCCTGGCCCGCACGCTCGGGCTCGAGCGCCTGCGCATCGAAGAACTTCCTCCTCGAGTGCGCCCAGCATTGCGCGTGCGTGAGCCCGCATTTTTCCGCGTAGCGTTCGTAGGCCGCATAGCCATCGGTAAGCAGCACCGCCCCCTCGGGCGGCGGGTCGGTGCCCAGGGTCTGCGCAATGTGCTTGCCACTGCGCCCCTCGTGATAGGCGAAGCAGATTTCGTCACGCTCGCCATAGACCGGCCAGAAGTAGCCGCCCTTCATCTTGCCCGGGCCGGCCCGGCCGGCCTTGATCGGGGTCTCGTCCATCGCCTTGATGCGGCTCGCGCGGATCGAGTCGAGTTGGGCCGTAAAGATGGGTTCGAGCAGCGACAGCGCCCCGTGAGTGAGCTGCGTGAGCCACGGGCGCGAAACCTTGATGCCGTTGTCCCCGAGCCGCTGGTGCTGGCGGTACAGCGGCTGGTGGTAGCAGAACTTGTCGGTGATGAGCCCGGCGACGAAGCTCACATCGGCGCGGCTGCCGCGAATCACCCCCTCGGGTGCCGCCGGGCAGGAAATCGCCTGGGTGTCGAGGCGCTTGATCACCGGACGCACATACTTGAGGATCACGTAGCTGCCCGGGCGCTGTGCCAGGCGGTGACTGACCTTCTCGCCGATCACCTCGAACTGGTCGGCGGTGAGCCCGTCGATTTCCGGGTTCGCCACGGCGATGGTCTCGACCGGCACGCGGGCTTCGTCGAAGAACAGCGCCGATGCGTCGCCCGCCGCGTAATCGGTGGTGCGGGCCCGGCGGGTGTGGGCGGCGATGTCCTTGGCAGGGGGCGGCGGCGAGGATTCGGGCACCGGCAACTCGCCCAGGTTCATCTGATGCGGGCTCGCATCGACGATGCGCTTCTCGCTCTTCGCCCCGAAGAGCTGGCGCCGGAACCACTCGATCTGATGCTTCATCGCCTGGAACTCGAGCTGCAGGGCATCGAGTTGGCGGGCGGCGGCCGCGTTCGCCTGGGCCAGTGCGACGATTTGCTCGGGCGCCCAGCGGGCGGCCTCGGCGG
Proteins encoded in this window:
- a CDS encoding CRISPR-associated helicase/endonuclease Cas3, encoding MLTVGRSVLEHCNVVGEVARELISRYPGKLGVDLFPVGAELVAACHDIGKVSPCFYERIRRACTSASPRQPLLQLPNVAPELESQWGGHAGVSQVAVKALNVPPYVAEILGQHHGYSPSVAGFRANDDVLGGLSWQRERVALVEALKQRLRCDWPQVRSVPQARLLAGLTSVVDWIGSGSFFEDPAQPWQGRIKPALDDAGFIRPDYRMDLSFEQVFGFPPRPAQQQLIDAVAGPGVYVLEAPMGLGKTEAALYVAYRLLAAGQANGIYFALPTQLTSNKIYERFNDFLQGILAPECRHRSLLLHGKVWLLDTEMGEEGRPGGAWFNHAKRGLLAPFAVGTIDQALMAAMNVKHGFVRAFGLAGKVVILDEVHTYDAYTSTLLNALVELLRELHCTVIILSATLNRERRQQMLGAAVSEEAYPLISAAPRQKPVSEWPVPSGAGHEVNIRLLDDPRAALAEALERASRGQQVLWIENTVVEAQERYLDLAARAAELGVACGLLHSRFTAEDRQRIEDRWVSLFGKDGWQERARQGRILVGTQILEQSLDIDADFLVSRFAPTDMLLQRLGRLWRHAGTPREPAACCEAWILAPDLEKAIIAPLSAFGSSAHVYSPYVLCRSLEVWQGMDSLCLPQDIRTLIEQTYVQRQEDGVMAQWLHELDHGTLRRKGRKALAQLARVALAEGGNTLPESKAQTRYSEQDSHEVLLLRAAVQLPEQKATRLILLNGQQLLLPWARHQRDKRGWRELSASLMRQTVPVRVQDAPECLPIDTLSKFALQHCFYLGDPAHDEAVLRIALVDETGALRGLQGAQIHQKYTLGYRDDLGYRVIKEHG
- the casA gene encoding type I-E CRISPR-associated protein Cse1/CasA → MSNMENRFNLIDEPWIPVAGVGRASLWQVFENPQYRTLGGNPVQRIALMKLLLAIGQAAATPADEHAWRALGAAGLARSCLAYLDRWHERFYLYGERPFLQMPAIRVAALQSYGAVLPEVSTGNTTVLNHGQVERRLDDGEKALLLVGLMAFALSGKKTDNSVVLTPGYAGKRNDKGKPSSSKPGPAVAHIGLLHSFLIGSSLQETLWLNLLTSRQVEQAMIFPQGIGTAPWERMPDGEDCPAAQALRQSLMGRLVPLCRFCLLAEDGLHYSEGLAHSGYKEGVCDPTVAVDHSGKEPKALWVDPDKRPWRELTSLLGFIEQGGSQGFQSLELHAGLDRARDATEAFAIWSGGLRVSSNAGEQYASGSDDFVESQVWLHSAMLGKLWFVQLKAEMDALGGLAKGLYGRVLAFFKEQKVDGSKLAAQASTLFWQLCERHFQQLVDACEPDEQGVEQRRQLRLTFAGYVQQAYDHFCPKETARQLDAWAKCRPNNSKYLRQEA
- the casB gene encoding type I-E CRISPR-associated protein Cse2/CasB; its protein translation is MEPMQAQEQQPEKAPPSREERFVAGVLKLCTENKGMAARLRRADNPATEYQSWELLAAYGIDLEQERERLPFVTVAAAIAKAKAERNGSLGLGRAIAACYESGNAGDQAKARLRRLLACDDLAELCRILRPLLSLIDSKVGQPLDYIRLLKQLRRFPFNAQQVRAQWAQEFYGQAANAEEEGA
- the cas6e gene encoding type I-E CRISPR-associated protein Cas6/Cse3/CasE codes for the protein MSLIASVLHLDRQASQALRITDPYSLHRVVYSLYEDVRSAEKKSASQPSGILYADQGGDFRSRRILLLADRMPAECIDGQYGQVQSKPIAESFLDHDRYRFKVIVNPTRRDSASRKLLPVKGREAIGDWFCERALQSWGFRVSREHLQVDRVDVLRFKDKQQHPVTLAQAHVQGQLEVTDRTQFHTSFARGIGRARTFGCGLLQIVPLLDNPFA
- the cas7e gene encoding type I-E CRISPR-associated protein Cas7/Cse4/CasC; protein product: MSNAYTNTRIEYHILQSFPVTCLNRDDVGAPKTAVVGGVTRARVSSQCWKRQVRLAMPTFGIKLAARTKQAETLFVRACLEAGADEASAQTCGKKIAELLIDDTLLFISDSEARAFAEYARELEFDVAKLKDKELAKVAKKAINPAVDALDIALFGRMVAKAADMNVEAAASFAHAISTHRVSNEVEFFTALDDLQSEPGSAHMGSLEFNSATYYRYVSLDLGQLAQTLGEEDLKKAIAAFTQALFVAVPNARQTTQSGASPWEFARVLVRKGQRLQAPFETPVQKGREGGYLQPSIEALKGYLDKKEKLSGSLFGKQAGYEWGEDEEFSINELIAKLQSHVQ
- the cas5e gene encoding type I-E CRISPR-associated protein Cas5/CasD codes for the protein MSDPYLLLWLEAPLQSWGHDSRFGRRDSLDFPTKSGVLGLLCCARGAGGEERGWLAAWADLDMQVVGYVPRDRRGLPLPRQPLLRDFQMVGSGYDDQDPWETLLIPKTSEGKKAVGGGTKMTYRYYVQDMAYAVVLQVPAELVEATTEALLNPVWDLYLGRKNCVPTEFIYQGGFATAEQAVTAGMALAAEKKRAFALRVLQGEHEGEVLTLNDVPLQFGPHKKYRDRQVTVQKQEG
- the cas1e gene encoding type I-E CRISPR-associated endonuclease Cas1e; the encoded protein is MAAGQRLFVKVTRDSLPQVKDKYPFLYLERGRLEIDDSSIKWIDADNNVVPLPVATLNALLLGPGTTVTHDAVKTAVSANCSICWVGEDSLLFYAAGFLPTADTRNLKQQIELASDAQKSLEVAQRMFARRFPDAELKGKSLQEMMGMEGYRVRALYQQKAEEYQVGWKGRQFTPGKFELGDVTNQVLTATNAALYGILCSAVHSMGYSPHIGFIHSGSPLPFIYDLADLYKETLCIDLAFSLTRDLAGRYDKHKVSAAFRQRVIETELLARVGEDIQDMFGVSHACRRRK
- the cas2e gene encoding type I-E CRISPR-associated endoribonuclease Cas2e encodes the protein MLVVVANDLPPAVRGRMKLWFIEPRPNVFVSGVKDSVATTVIEYLYKHCPPESGLVMFRSLPRPPGYEIRTIGPPRKPMTSISGLQLVMETLASA
- the tnpC gene encoding IS66 family transposase; translated protein: MTTPVSLTVPTPAEAARWAPEQIVALAQANAAAARQLDALQLEFQAMKHQIEWFRRQLFGAKSEKRIVDASPHQMNLGELPVPESSPPPPAKDIAAHTRRARTTDYAAGDASALFFDEARVPVETIAVANPEIDGLTADQFEVIGEKVSHRLAQRPGSYVILKYVRPVIKRLDTQAISCPAAPEGVIRGSRADVSFVAGLITDKFCYHQPLYRQHQRLGDNGIKVSRPWLTQLTHGALSLLEPIFTAQLDSIRASRIKAMDETPIKAGRAGPGKMKGGYFWPVYGERDEICFAYHEGRSGKHIAQTLGTDPPPEGAVLLTDGYAAYERYAEKCGLTHAQCWAHSRRKFFDAQALEPERAGQALEMIGKLYAVEKHIREARLVGEARRAHRLAQAKPVLQQFFAWVDAQFESQGLLPSSPLTTAMAYVRERRAALEVYLSDPEVPIDTNHLERALRVVPMGRRNWLFCWTEVGAKYVGIAQSLIATCRLHDIDPYTYLVDVLQRIGQHPAANVAQLTPRLWKQHFAANPLRSDLFEISK